One Triplophysa rosa linkage group LG21, Trosa_1v2, whole genome shotgun sequence DNA segment encodes these proteins:
- the zhx3b gene encoding zinc fingers and homeoboxes protein 3, producing the protein MASKRKSTIPCMIPVKTMHLQDDLERERRSPLSKDIGFSFREEACKIGSPSLGNSSGQEAGDIQKDIGTYTCRPCNFETQDLNLFLDHVYSGHPDFRVDPCFLCVDCGVRAAKFEGLALHNARVHHSTMNTTLQLKRKDNKIAVEQSLVTGPCESNSLKETEISISKTPIMKMLKGKSEPKRIVISHPASDDPSSSVTKPLEKTQTPVVTVTHVPTIVHNGAANKVALSSAIQIVNASGVLPLLKTAVTQVVSVVQNRSVNPQSAPIAVSSSPSSSSSTKNLPKVMIPLSSIPTYNASMDNSSFLKTSFSKFPYPTKAELCYLTVVTKYPEEQIKIWFTAQRLKQGISWSPEEIEDARRKMFNTIIQTAPSSSQQQRLSHQTTSQQTITVLGTTGIPQILQGSLVGQGGVIVTQPMITNGIQVSSAPVTLAVTPKPQAAAKPMMQARPAAALVADKGIGMVLGTVGSSSSGNCSSSVSTGSSSSSISSTSSLNSQACVIGVDCSGTAKSNSDSDVRAYTPGANDTCIQSNGNSVKSTGENNKSSSNCRNNGKAAASTTPAATVTSTTTTDCTIPSKSDSPRHVSMNSRMFSTASLLDPSFNKTKKSQEQLAALKDSFLVSQFPNQAEVDRLIGLTGLTVREVRKWFSDRRYHFRNLKGSRMSAGGQTAAASASGSQFDALVAVDLSENSTPPERPKTPQQTPISPSQTTSPPTPTRRPPRPPSPDFTAIRYKEREPHQVRALEASFAQDPDPCSEEVDRLRAETKMTRREIHSWFAERRRRVAAEKKKEEAERAERDNDDDGKEKEKTSTEETHEADSPSEKQKEETGTEPKVNPIKINLKMLKVTESNGKDEPEGSEPTEATKVLPSGSQAMVTQASSYRGKKTPEQLHLLKQVFARTHWPSCPQYNELIAKTGLLRPEVVRWFGDCRYVSKNGQLKWLESYQAMVDEEDFQKANISVLKEHLDTYGKLDESKLEDIVKSSGLGEESIRRWFVNKVPLLENSKAGSLTAASPTETALESQHPEEVEQLLSSLISKDQATE; encoded by the coding sequence ATGGCTAGCAAGAGAAAGTCCACCATTCCATGCATGATTCCTGTAAAAACCATGCATCTTCAGGATGACCTTGAACGGGAAAGACGATCTCCTTTGTCCAAGGACATTGGGTTCTCCTTCAGGGAGGAAGCATGTAAAATAGGCAGTCCCAGTTTGGGGAACTCGTCTGGCCAGGAAGCAGGCGATATCCAAAAAGACATTGGCACTTACACCTGTAGGCCTTGTAACTTTGAGACCCAGGACCTAAACCTTTTCCTCGACCATGTCTACAGTGGACACCCAGATTTCCGCGTTGACccttgttttctttgtgtggATTGTGGGGTAAGGGCTGCCAAATTCGAAGGCTTAGCACTGCACAATGCCCGTGTACATCACAGCACAATGAACACCACGCTTCAGCTAAAACGGAAGGACAACAAGATCGCGGTAGAACAGAGCCTCGTCACAGGACCTTGTGAAAGCAATAGCTTGAAAGAAACAGAGATTTCCATCTCCAAGACACCAATCATGAAAATGCTGAAGGGTAAATCAGAACCCAAAAGGATTGTCATTTCTCATCCCGCAAGCGACGACCCTTCCTCCTCGGTTACTAAACCACTGGAGAAAACCCAAACTCCTGTTGTGACAGTTACCCACGTTCCCACTATTGTACACAATGGAGCAGCCAACAAGGTTGCCCTGTCGTCAGCCATACAGATTGTTAACGCCTCTGGGGTGTTGCCGCTGCTCAAGACCGCTGTTACACAAGTTGTGTCTGTCGTGCAAAATAGAAGTGTCAACCCACAGTCTGCGCCCATCGCTGTTTCCTCATCGCCCTCCTCATCCTCAAGCACCAAGAATCTTCCAAAAGTAATGATCCCTCTTAGCAGCATTCCTACCTACAACGCATCCATGGACAATAGCAGTTTCTTGAAGACGTCCTTTAGCAAGTTCCCTTATCCGACCAAGGCTGAGCTGTGCTACCTTACAGTAGTCACAAAGTACCCCGAGGAGCAGATCAAGATTTGGTTTACAGCACAGAGACTGAAGCAAGGAATCAGCTGGTCTCCAGAGGAGATAGAGGATGCCCGCAGGAAGATGTTCAACACAATCATTCAAACTGCACCTTCCTCCAGCCAGCAGCAGCGTCTGTCCCACCAGACCACCTCTCAGCAAACTATCACAGTTCTGGGCACAACTGGCATCCCTCAGATTTTACAGGGTAGCCTGGTCGGGCAAGGAGGGGTGATTGTCACCCAGCCTATGATAACTAATGGCATTCAGGTCAGCAGTGCCCCTGTTACGCTCGCTGTAACACCTAAGCCTCAGGCTGCCGCGAAGCCCATGATGCAGGCCAGGCCCGCTGCGGCCCTGGTGGCTGACAAAGGAATCGGCATGGTCTTGGGCACGGTTGGTAGCAGCAGTAGTGGAAATTGCAGCAGTAGCGTTAGTACTGGAAGCAGTTCTAGCAGTATTAGTAGTACAAGCAGCTTAAACAGCCAGGCTTGCGTAATTGGTGTGGACTGTAGCGGCACTGCGAAGTCGAACAGCGACAGTGACGTTAGGGCTTATACGCCTGGTGCTAATGACACTTGCATTCAAAGCAACGGCAATAGTGTAAAAAGTACCGgtgaaaataataaaagcagTAGTAACTGCAGGAACAATGGCAAAGCAGCTGCTAGTACCACTCCAGCCGCCACCGTCACATCCACAACTACCACGGATTGCACAATACCAAGTAAATCAGACTCCCCACGTCATGTCTCTATGAACTCTCGTATGTTCTCCACCGCAAGCCTTCTGGACCCCagctttaacaaaacaaagaagtCACAGGAACAGCTGGCAGCCTTAAAAGACAGCTTCCTTGTTAGCCAGTTTCCCAATCAGGCGGAGGTGGATCGACTTATCGGCCTAACCGGTCTGACTGTGCGTGAGGTACGGAAGTGGTTCAGTGATCGACGGTACCACTTCCGTAATCTGAAGGGCTCGAGGATGAGTGCAGGTGGTCAGACTGCAGCAGCAAGTGCTAGCGGTTCCCAGTTTGATGCGCTTGTTGCTGTGGACCTGTCAGAAAACAGCACCCCCCCCGAGAGGCCTAAAACCCCCCAGCAGACACCCATCAGTCCCTCACAGACAACATCCCCACCAACTCCCACAAGACGCCCTCCTCGACCCCCGTCACCAGATTTTACTGCTATACGGTACAAAGAGCGGGAACCTCACCAGGTGCGTGCTTTAGAGGCCAGTTTTGCGCAAGACCCAGATCCATGTAGCGAAGAAGTTGACAGGTTGAGGGCAGAAACGAAAATGACTCGCCGTGAGATCCACAGCTGGTTTGCTGAGCGTCGGAGGAGGGTGGCagcagagaaaaagaaagaggaagCCGAGAGGGCAGAAAGGGACAATGACGACGACGGTAAAGAAAAGGAGAAGACAAGCACTGAGGAGACGCATGAAGCTGATAGTCCGTCTGAAAAACAGAAGGAAGAGACTGGTACAGAGCCAAAAGTTAACCCTATCAAGATCAATCTCAAAATGTTGAAAGTTACTGAATCAAATGGAAAAGATGAGCCGGAGGGAAGTGAACCCACCGAGGCTACCAAAGTGCTGCCTTCCGGCTCTCAGGCAATGGTTACTCAGGCCTCTTCATACCGGGGGAAAAAAACACCCGAACAGCTCCACCTGCTGAAACAAGTCTTTGCACGCACGCACTGGCCTAGTTGTCCCCAGTATAATGAGCTCATTGCTAAAACGGGCCTACTGCGACCAGAGGTGGTGCGTTGGTTTGGAGACTGCCGTTATGTCTCGAAGAACGGTCAGCTCAAGTGGCTCGAGAGTTACCAGGCCATGGTAGATGAGGAAGACTTCCAGAAAGCCAACATCAGTGTGCTGAAGGAGCACCTCGACACCTACGGAAAGCTAGATGAGAGTAAATTGGAGGACATTGTCAAATCAAGTGGCTTAGGTGAGGAGTCGATCCGACGGTGGTTTGTGAATAAGGTACCACTTCTAGAGAACAGTAAGGCTGGGTCATTGACTGCGGCCAGCCCAACTGAAACCGCTCTGGAATCCCAGCATCCAGAAGAAGTGGAGCAGTTACTAAGTAGCCTCATCTCAAAGGATCAAGCCACAGAGTGA